One window of the Rosa rugosa chromosome 3, drRosRugo1.1, whole genome shotgun sequence genome contains the following:
- the LOC133736183 gene encoding uncharacterized protein LOC133736183, whose product MPRSEVAEVNQEARQSYFLVGQINVPIRSSTQDIRNGNSDHNTNDLSAVHSAGELNMEARPQPITSTTTSFLVGQIDVPIRSSNQDIRNGNSDHNTNDFSAVHSTGEVNMEARSHPITSPTTSFLVDQIYVDIQSSIITSGGLVLKKNHGETQDCRKGNSGETFESTMDSADHPIFPSDKLTRKEGEMQQLPDKLAIIERVAKSKAQLGALKESERGSSRINQSTAEGRCTSSGTIKKWGEGCSRQSLGRGVNIQRSVKNRYHPLLEDSEIEEQEEEHPEEENTKVLLAAAREAAKRPKKVEKRLRQKQKDQQWSSLGAPTLLLVCFFLLLATLYSNPQP is encoded by the exons ATGCCAAGGTCAGAGGTTGCAGAAGTAAATCAGGAAGCAAGGCAATCATATTTTCTGGTCGGTCAGATCAATGTGCCAATACGATCCTCTACACAAGATATCAGGAATGGAAATTCAGATCATAATACAAATGACTTGTCAGCAGTGCATTCAGCTGGAGAATTAAATATGGAAGCAAGGCCTCAACCTATAACATCCACTACGACATCTTTTCTGGTCGGTCAGATCGATGTGCCAATTCGGTCCTCTAATCAAGATATCAGGAATGGAAATTCAGATCATAATACAAATGACTTCTCAGCAGTGCATTCAACTGGAGAAGTAAATATGGAAGCAAGGTCTCACCCTATAACATCCCCTACGACATCTTTTCTGGTCGATCAGATATATGTGGACATACAATCTTCTATCATAACCTCTGGGGGTTTGGTGTTAAAGAAAAATCATGGTGAAACACAAGATTGTAGGAAAGGAAATTCAGGTGAGACATTTGAGTCAACAATGGATTCAGCTGATCACCCAATATTCCCTTCAGACAAGCTTACTCGGAAAGAG GGAGAAATGCAGCAACTTCCTGACAAACTTGCCATAATTGAACGAGTTGCCAAGTCCAAAGCTCAGTTGGGAGCGCTCAAGGAGAGTGAGAGAGGATCGTCTCGTATTAATCAAAGCACAGCAGAGGGGAGATGTACAAGCAGTGGGACAATCAAGAAATGGGGAGAAGGATGTTCTCGCCAGTCTCTAGGCAGAGGTGTCAACATTCAAAGATCTGTTAAGAATAGGTATCATCCTCTCCTGGAAGACTCTGAGATCGAGGAGCAAGAAGAGGAACATCCAGAGGAAGAAAATACCAAGGTGTTGCTTGCCGCTGCAAGGGAAGCTGCAAAAAGACCAAAGAAAGTTGAGAAGAGGTTAAGGCAGAAGCAGAAAGATCAGCAATGGTCATCACTGGGGGCTCCTACATTGTTATTGGTCTGCTTTTTCCTCCTATTGGCAACTTTATACAGCAATCCCCAACCTTGA